A stretch of Porites lutea chromosome 5, jaPorLute2.1, whole genome shotgun sequence DNA encodes these proteins:
- the LOC140938168 gene encoding uncharacterized protein, with translation MILAHEQSRDGGVLSTVRLFVRSNPVTNLCTDLKFPVVRLTDQRVALHMEKEKVAKKSTDHEGCREQNTNEDVASKGDDIKPSEPKEKAKEPDKENNSLPGSRHDASIVNRGENASHDDIQRSCQQLIDDINAKRKRDTDLLNDLRKVLEEQINTSCNVLEESIVQTYEKHSKIIQDKLQELFAVLERISKLESELMDFKQALGVLYNDMQVV, from the exons ATGATCCTGGCACATGAGCAATCACGCGATGGTGGTGTACTGAGTACGGTACGGTTGTTTGTCCGTTCAAATCCCGTTACAA aCTTGTGTACTGACCTCAAATTTCCCGTAGTGCGCCTTACAGATCAGAGAG tgGCACTTCACATGGAAAAAGAGAAGGTAGCAAAGAAGAGTACGGACCATGAAGGATGTAGAGAACAAAACACCAATGAAGATGTGGCATCGAAAGGAGATGATATTAAGCCAAG TGAGCCAAAAGAGAAGGCCAAGGAACCggacaaagaaaacaacagtTTACCAGGATCAAGACATGACGCCAGTATCGTGAACCGCGGTGAAAATGCTTCCCATGATGATATTCAGAGAAGTTGTCAGCAATTAATCGATGACATTAATGCAAAGCGGAAGCGAGACACTGATTTACTAAAcg aTTTGCGGAAGGTTCTGGAAGAACAAATCAACACGTCATGCAATGTTTTGGAAGAAAGCATTGTTCAAACTTATGAGAAGCACAGCAAAATCATCCAGGACAAACTTCAGGAGTTATTTGCAGTGCTAGAAAGGATAA GCAAGCTTGAAAGTGAGCTGATGGACTTCAAACAAGCCCTCGGTGTCCTCTATAACGACATGCAAGTCGTGTAG